A stretch of Anaeromyxobacter dehalogenans 2CP-1 DNA encodes these proteins:
- a CDS encoding PH domain-containing protein — MRYIDSIVTAPEERILHRARLHWTIFLRPSSILTLFLLPLVRWLTCEAVVTSRRIVIASGWLTRYTFEMPLSRFESIRIEQSIIARLLGFGSVLVVGVGGGRQQFAQMARPLAFRRATELAVREAA, encoded by the coding sequence ATGAGGTACATCGATTCCATCGTCACCGCCCCCGAGGAGCGCATTCTCCACCGGGCACGCCTGCACTGGACGATCTTCCTCCGCCCGTCGTCGATCCTGACGCTCTTCCTGCTCCCGCTTGTGCGATGGCTGACGTGCGAGGCCGTCGTCACGAGCCGGCGCATCGTAATCGCGAGCGGCTGGCTGACGCGTTACACGTTCGAGATGCCGCTGAGCCGGTTCGAGTCGATCCGGATCGAGCAGAGCATCATCGCGCGGCTACTCGGCTTCGGGTCAGTGCTGGTCGTGGGGGTCGGCGGCGGACGGCAGCAGTTCGCGCAAATGGCGCGGCCACTCGCGTTCCGGAGGGCAACGGAACTCGCTGTTCGGGAAGCGGCGTAA
- a CDS encoding DUF2779 domain-containing protein, with the protein MAAPPRNISKSRFCVGLQCLRRLWWEIHEPDAPELKPDDRLQAVFDRGHRVGELARERFVGGTLIDFEPWKVGERVDATAAALRAGANVVFEASFAAGGVFAALDVLEKRKRAWTLVEVKATLDVKEQFLPDVAVQLYAARAAGVDVRGAELMHLNRDCTYPDLDDLFVRDDVTDEVEALLPAIPRQIRKMRASLEGKLPEIEPGEQCSSPYDCPFVARCHPELPEHHVSTLYRLHPKRRAEFDEAGFETIHDIPDDVRLSNVAARQVRAVKAGELVVDDGLGEALAAIEYPAAFLDFESINPAVPVWDGCRPYQHVPVQVSCHVVGARGRTEHHDHLANAAGDPRAALAEAVVGACEGVRSVVAYNAGFEAKCLEHLADAVPKLRKPLWSIRERLVDLLPIVRDHVYHPGFAGGFGLKAVLPALVPALAYDDLDIADGDTASTALEALLLAPESIGAAEGRTLRKQLRAYCERDTLALVKLTERLAQLRT; encoded by the coding sequence ATGGCCGCACCTCCCCGCAACATCTCCAAGTCTCGCTTTTGTGTCGGGCTTCAGTGCCTACGGCGGCTCTGGTGGGAGATCCACGAGCCAGACGCGCCTGAGCTCAAGCCCGACGACCGGTTGCAGGCCGTCTTCGACCGCGGCCACCGCGTCGGCGAGCTCGCGCGGGAGCGCTTCGTGGGCGGGACGCTCATCGACTTCGAGCCATGGAAGGTCGGCGAGCGCGTCGACGCGACCGCCGCGGCACTCCGCGCGGGCGCGAACGTCGTCTTCGAGGCGAGCTTCGCGGCGGGCGGGGTGTTCGCCGCGCTCGACGTCCTCGAGAAGCGGAAGCGCGCGTGGACGCTTGTCGAGGTTAAGGCCACCCTCGACGTGAAGGAGCAATTTCTGCCCGATGTCGCGGTCCAGCTCTACGCTGCCCGCGCCGCCGGCGTGGACGTTCGCGGTGCAGAGCTGATGCACTTGAATCGCGACTGCACCTACCCGGACCTGGACGACCTCTTCGTCCGCGACGACGTCACGGACGAAGTGGAGGCGCTCCTCCCCGCGATCCCGCGGCAGATCCGGAAGATGCGCGCTTCGCTCGAGGGGAAGCTCCCGGAGATCGAGCCAGGGGAGCAGTGCAGCTCACCGTACGACTGCCCGTTCGTGGCGCGCTGTCACCCCGAGCTGCCCGAGCACCACGTCTCGACGCTCTACAGGCTTCACCCGAAGCGCCGCGCCGAGTTCGACGAGGCAGGATTCGAGACGATCCACGACATCCCCGACGACGTCCGCCTGTCGAACGTCGCGGCGCGGCAGGTTCGCGCGGTGAAGGCCGGCGAACTCGTCGTCGACGATGGCCTCGGCGAAGCCCTGGCCGCCATCGAGTACCCGGCTGCATTCCTGGACTTCGAGTCGATCAACCCGGCCGTGCCGGTTTGGGATGGTTGCCGTCCGTACCAGCACGTGCCGGTCCAGGTGAGCTGCCACGTCGTCGGCGCGCGGGGACGAACCGAGCACCACGACCACCTCGCGAACGCGGCCGGCGATCCGCGGGCGGCCCTCGCGGAGGCGGTCGTCGGCGCCTGCGAGGGCGTCCGAAGCGTCGTCGCGTACAACGCGGGGTTCGAGGCGAAGTGCCTCGAACACCTGGCTGACGCGGTCCCAAAGCTCCGGAAGCCGCTGTGGTCGATCCGGGAGCGGCTCGTCGACCTCCTCCCCATCGTGCGGGACCACGTCTACCACCCGGGGTTCGCAGGCGGGTTCGGGCTCAAGGCCGTGCTGCCGGCGCTCGTGCCCGCTCTCGCCTACGACGATCTCGACATCGCCGACGGCGACACGGCGTCCACCGCGCTCGAGGCGCTCCTCCTCGCGCCCGAGTCGATCGGTGCAGCTGAGGGCAGGACGCTGCGGAAGCAGCTGCGCGCATACTGTGAGCGGGACACGCTTGCGCTCGTGAAGCTCACTGAGCGGCTCGCGCAGCTCCGCACCTGA